One window of the Zea mays cultivar B73 chromosome 3, Zm-B73-REFERENCE-NAM-5.0, whole genome shotgun sequence genome contains the following:
- the LOC100276418 gene encoding uncharacterized protein isoform X1: MTFIVRRRLMTFISRARFTRRRNNLAYSPTRSDFSTQPPRDMLRRAATTATLNGRAAAWFRHLTRRPMTLPPAHLGRHHLQAQLRPPRVVWVPPLPHLCGARGYSYTRMARRIPIARPDGYSSSDGEAEDPDAGEAGEITEPVGEGAEGDNSEGSETEVEGFMLDLSSDNLFGDSDGDGDGDEEGTEEGGK, encoded by the coding sequence ATGACATTTATTGTAAGACGACGCTTGATGACATTTATCTCTCGAGCCAGGTTCACCAGGAGGCGAAACAATCTCGCCTACTCCCCTACCCGTTCAGACTTCTCCACACAGCCGCCGCGAGACATGCTACGGCGCGCCGCCACTACGGCTACGCTCAATGGCCGCGCGGCGGCGTGGTTCCGTCACCTCACCCGTAGGCCGATGACGCTTCCGCCCGCTCATCTCGGGCGCCACCATCTGCAGGCCCAACTCCGACCACCACGCGTCGTGTGGGTGCCGCCGCTCCCGCACTTGTGTGGCGCGCGGGGCTACAGCTACACTCGCATGGCGCGGCGCATCCCAATCGCGAGGCCCGACGGGTACTCCAGCTCCGACGGCGAGGCAGAGGATCCGGACGCGGGCGAGGCCGGGGAGATCACGGAGCCTGTCGGCGAGGGCGCGGAGGGCGACAACTCGGAGGGCAGCGAGACCGAGGTGGAGGGGTTCATGCTGGACTTGTCATCTGACAACTTGTTCGGCGACAGCGACggtgacggcgacggcgacgaggAAGGCACAGAAGAGGGAGGGAAATAG
- the LOC100193445 gene encoding uncharacterized protein LOC100193445: MDILYQCKEVLKIQKFRRMVSYAGFYCFTSLITYAYTSNTTRAGMSRADQYYSSYPAGTELLTDTAKLYKAALGNCFEVDEWGPIEFSIMAKHFDRQGKPPYAYHAQYLAHLLSHGQLDGSG; the protein is encoded by the exons ATGGATATCCTTTATCAGTGTAAGGAGGTTTTGAAGATCCAGAAGTTTCGGCGTATGGTGTCATATGCTGGATTCTACTGCTTCACTTCCCTCATTACTTATGCTTACACAAGCAATAC GACAAGGGCTGGGATGTCAAGGGCTGACCAGTATTATTCCTCCTACCCTGCTGGTACTGAACTACTAACTGACACTGCAAAG CTTTACAAGGCTGCATTGGGCAATTGTTTTGAAGTAGATGAATGGGGCCCAATAGAGTTCTCCATCATGGCAAAACATTTTGACCGGCAAGGGAAACCACCATATGCCTACCATGCT CAATATCTGGCACACCTTCTCTCCCATGGGCAGCTCGATGGAAGCGGTTAA
- the LOC103651587 gene encoding uncharacterized protein, producing the protein MVAPEMSGRKRHRPTVSTLICSWVKSPGPVSIFSSSRPTHLVLRRWRPASLDELHRRRPAPSSSTGRARPSTSIDRARPSASTVVARSEREGLTLIKQSMGRIPRSPKADLKKVSKVKVLSKVKLLSKIMVLSKLKLLFKLVQVEVSLPVQSPIIRTRESILQDNLISQLAMLLGDG; encoded by the exons ATGGTGGCGCCCGAGATGAGCGGGCGGAAGCGTCATCGGCCTACGG TGTCGACGCTCATCTGCTCGTGGGTGAAATCACCTGGCCCTGTCTCTATTTTCTCATCCTCTCGTCCGACTCATCTTGTACTGCGGCGGTGGCGCCCGGCTTCCCTCGACGAACTCCACCGACGGCGACCGGCTCCCTCGTCCTCCACCGGTCGCGCCCGGCCCTCTACCTCCATCGATCGCGCCCGACCCTCTGCCTCCACCGTCGTCGCTCGCTCAG AAAGAGAAGGCCTCACATTAATAAAACAAAGTATGGGGAGAATACCAAGATCCCCAAAAGCCGACTTGAAGAAGGTGTCCAAGGTGAAGGTGTTATCCAAGGTGAAGCTGTTGTCTAAGATCATGGTGTTGTCCAAATTGAAGCTGTTGTTCAAGTTGGTCCAAGTGGAAGTTTCTCTTCCAGTGCAAAGCCCAATTATACGAACAAGGGAGTCTATTTTACAGGACAACTTGATAAG TCAGCTTGCTATGCTACTAGGAGATGGTTAG
- the LOC100276418 gene encoding uncharacterized protein LOC100276418, with product MLRRAATTATLNGRAAAWFRHLTRRPMTLPPAHLGRHHLQAQLRPPRVVWVPPLPHLCGARGYSYTRMARRIPIARPDGYSSSDGEAEDPDAGEAGEITEPVGEGAEGDNSEGSETEVEGFMLDLSSDNLFGDSDGDGDGDEEGTEEGGK from the coding sequence ATGCTACGGCGCGCCGCCACTACGGCTACGCTCAATGGCCGCGCGGCGGCGTGGTTCCGTCACCTCACCCGTAGGCCGATGACGCTTCCGCCCGCTCATCTCGGGCGCCACCATCTGCAGGCCCAACTCCGACCACCACGCGTCGTGTGGGTGCCGCCGCTCCCGCACTTGTGTGGCGCGCGGGGCTACAGCTACACTCGCATGGCGCGGCGCATCCCAATCGCGAGGCCCGACGGGTACTCCAGCTCCGACGGCGAGGCAGAGGATCCGGACGCGGGCGAGGCCGGGGAGATCACGGAGCCTGTCGGCGAGGGCGCGGAGGGCGACAACTCGGAGGGCAGCGAGACCGAGGTGGAGGGGTTCATGCTGGACTTGTCATCTGACAACTTGTTCGGCGACAGCGACggtgacggcgacggcgacgaggAAGGCACAGAAGAGGGAGGGAAATAG